From Candidatus Hadarchaeales archaeon, one genomic window encodes:
- the mtnP gene encoding S-methyl-5'-thioadenosine phosphorylase: protein MKQGVEVGVIGGTGFYELGVSEGKWREVRTPYGRVEVLLGLMGPKRVAFLPRHGRKHGAPPHRVNYRANLWSLHSLGVKRILAVSACGSLNPKMKPGELVLLDQFLDFTKGRISTFYEGGKGGVVHVDLTEPYCPELRRVLREAAKEEEIKLHPRGTYVCTEGPRFETAAEIRAYRKLGADLVGMTNVPECVLARELEMCYAAVGLVTNFAAGLAGTKLTHTEVLERMKGGLNTIGRLFRSSLPKIPKERSCPCSKALEGAVVKV from the coding sequence ATGAAACAGGGAGTGGAAGTGGGAGTGATAGGCGGAACGGGCTTCTACGAATTGGGAGTCTCGGAGGGGAAGTGGAGGGAGGTGAGAACTCCCTACGGAAGGGTGGAGGTGCTCCTGGGCCTAATGGGTCCAAAGCGTGTAGCCTTCCTACCCAGACACGGAAGGAAGCACGGGGCTCCTCCCCACAGGGTCAACTATCGGGCCAACCTCTGGTCCCTTCACTCCCTCGGGGTGAAGAGGATCCTAGCCGTTTCCGCCTGCGGTTCCCTCAATCCCAAGATGAAACCTGGTGAGCTAGTACTCCTGGATCAGTTCCTGGACTTCACCAAGGGAAGGATCTCCACCTTCTACGAGGGTGGGAAGGGAGGAGTGGTGCATGTGGACCTCACCGAGCCCTACTGTCCAGAACTCAGAAGGGTGCTGAGGGAAGCGGCAAAGGAGGAGGAAATAAAGCTCCATCCAAGGGGAACCTATGTATGCACGGAGGGACCGAGATTCGAAACGGCCGCGGAGATAAGGGCCTATCGCAAACTGGGGGCAGATTTGGTGGGTATGACCAACGTGCCTGAGTGCGTGCTCGCTAGGGAATTGGAAATGTGCTATGCCGCCGTGGGATTGGTGACCAACTTCGCCGCAGGTCTAGCCGGAACCAAACTCACTCACACGGAAGTGTTGGAGAGGATGAAAGGGGGACTGAACACCATAGGAAGACTCTTCCGCTCTTCCCTACCCAAGATCCCCAAGGAGAGGTCTTGTCCTTGCTCCAAAGCCCTAGAAGGAGCAGTGGTAAAGGTCTGA
- a CDS encoding ADP-ribosylglycohydrolase family protein: MRSKFRGCLLGCAVGDALGSSWGGFSGRWTDDTHMTIALAESLLEKKGFDGEHLMQTFIKNYEEEPWRGYASGPPTIFSMVKKGVPWSEASKRLFGGKGSFGNGAAMRVAPVGLLYYNDPEKLREVAEQQALLTHYHELGKEGAVLQARAVSLALTSKPPYLFDPYDFLEELRNFTSHPVYKEKLEKIGRLLKGGSPKEVIRELGNGVEAHRSVPTSICSFLLNFHSFKASLLYATELGGDRDTIGAMTGAISGAYHGEEGIPQEWREKVERRERLEELADKLWELKSQI, translated from the coding sequence ATGAGGTCTAAGTTCAGGGGCTGCCTGCTGGGATGTGCGGTGGGAGATGCCTTGGGAAGTTCCTGGGGTGGGTTCTCAGGACGGTGGACGGATGACACTCACATGACGATAGCTCTGGCAGAATCCCTGCTGGAAAAGAAAGGTTTCGACGGGGAACACCTAATGCAGACCTTCATCAAAAACTACGAGGAGGAGCCTTGGAGGGGTTATGCTTCCGGTCCTCCCACTATTTTCTCCATGGTCAAGAAGGGAGTTCCTTGGAGCGAGGCTTCCAAGAGGCTCTTTGGAGGAAAGGGGTCCTTCGGGAACGGGGCTGCCATGAGGGTGGCACCTGTGGGCCTCCTTTACTACAACGATCCCGAAAAACTCAGAGAGGTAGCCGAACAGCAGGCGCTCCTCACCCACTACCACGAGCTAGGAAAGGAAGGAGCGGTCCTCCAAGCCAGGGCCGTTTCCCTTGCCCTCACTTCCAAACCCCCCTACCTCTTCGATCCTTACGATTTTCTAGAGGAACTCCGCAATTTCACTTCCCATCCCGTCTATAAGGAAAAGTTGGAGAAGATTGGGAGGTTGCTCAAGGGAGGGAGTCCGAAGGAGGTGATAAGGGAACTGGGCAACGGAGTAGAGGCCCACCGCTCGGTTCCCACCTCCATCTGTTCCTTCCTCCTGAATTTCCATTCCTTCAAAGCTTCCCTCCTTTACGCCACGGAACTTGGAGGCGATAGGGATACGATAGGTGCCATGACGGGAGCCATAAGCGGCGCCTATCATGGGGAGGAGGGAATACCGCAGGAGTGGAGGGAGAAAGTGGAGAGAAGGGAAAGATTGGAAGAGCTTGCTGACAAACTCTGGGAGCTCAAGTCCCAAATCTAA
- a CDS encoding flavin reductase family protein → MKEVPKELVYRLLHPRQVVLVTCVDEKGKPNLLTVAWSTPLSFDPPLVGISVGKNRYSHDLLSRTKEFAISIPPSSLLEKVKACGRLSGRKCEKFKEVGLTPQPSRCLRVPVVKEGIAHLECKVVKEVEVGDHTLFVGEVVEAYADERFFDGEKFDPEKVGLIYHLGGIHFLFLGKG, encoded by the coding sequence ATGAAGGAGGTTCCCAAAGAGTTGGTCTATAGACTCCTCCATCCTAGGCAAGTGGTATTGGTAACTTGTGTGGACGAAAAGGGAAAACCCAATCTTCTAACCGTTGCCTGGAGCACTCCACTTTCCTTCGATCCTCCCCTGGTGGGAATTTCGGTAGGAAAAAACAGATATTCGCACGACCTACTCTCCCGCACAAAGGAATTCGCCATAAGCATTCCTCCTTCTTCCTTGCTGGAGAAGGTGAAGGCTTGTGGAAGGTTGTCTGGTAGAAAATGCGAAAAGTTCAAGGAAGTGGGGCTCACTCCCCAACCTTCCCGCTGTCTGAGGGTCCCGGTAGTAAAGGAAGGAATAGCGCATTTGGAATGTAAGGTGGTAAAGGAGGTAGAGGTAGGTGACCACACCCTTTTCGTGGGGGAAGTGGTGGAGGCCTACGCCGATGAGAGGTTTTTCGACGGGGAGAAGTTCGATCCTGAGAAGGTGGGTTTGATATACCATCTGGGAGGAATCCATTTCCTTTTCCTCGGAAAGGGTTAA
- a CDS encoding enoyl-CoA hydratase-related protein, with amino-acid sequence MPKVLTEVRDRIFIITINRPEVMNCIDGETAKLLFEAWQRFRDDDELFVAIITGAGEKSFCSGADLKNFQSLLEFEGKEMGFLGYTRGTDIFKPIIAAINGYCFAGGLEIACLADLRIASENAEFGCLERRWNVPLIDGLTQRLPRIVGLGRAMELILTGKRIDAWEAYRIGLVNEVVPREKLMERALEIAKQLCEYPQGSIRADKKAVMLGLGRPLEEGLKLEKEIGEKILGTHDFVEGVRAFIEKRKPSFDHR; translated from the coding sequence ATGCCAAAGGTACTGACCGAAGTGAGGGACCGCATCTTCATCATCACCATTAACCGTCCTGAAGTGATGAACTGCATAGATGGGGAAACTGCCAAATTGCTCTTCGAGGCCTGGCAGAGGTTCAGAGACGATGATGAGCTCTTCGTGGCCATCATCACCGGTGCGGGGGAGAAGAGCTTCTGCAGCGGGGCGGATTTGAAGAACTTCCAAAGTCTACTGGAGTTCGAAGGAAAGGAGATGGGTTTCTTGGGTTACACTAGGGGAACGGACATCTTCAAGCCCATCATAGCTGCCATCAACGGTTATTGTTTTGCGGGAGGTCTGGAAATCGCCTGCCTGGCGGACCTCAGGATCGCCTCAGAGAATGCGGAGTTCGGATGTTTAGAAAGGAGATGGAATGTTCCCCTCATAGATGGGCTCACCCAGAGACTTCCCAGAATCGTGGGGCTGGGAAGGGCGATGGAACTCATTCTCACCGGTAAGAGGATTGACGCTTGGGAGGCCTATAGGATTGGGTTGGTAAACGAGGTAGTGCCCAGGGAGAAGCTGATGGAAAGGGCCCTGGAGATAGCGAAACAACTCTGTGAGTATCCCCAAGGATCCATAAGAGCGGATAAAAAAGCCGTGATGCTGGGCCTGGGAAGACCGCTGGAAGAGGGGCTCAAGCTGGAAAAGGAGATCGGAGAAAAGATCCTAGGCACCCATGATTTCGTGGAAGGGGTAAGGGCCTTCATCGAAAAAAGAAAACCCTCCTTCGACCACCGTTGA
- a CDS encoding radical SAM protein, translated as MTKSSSAHRVTDLPGTSYPLRGGDLLCRAEFYAEAAKKIKGACTEEMWILLETNGYGLTPSNLDLLASAGVDSFWLDLKAYDEGTYRKLCGTTNEWILKTPAEIRDRGFVLELLSLYIPGWVEEEQLRKIAELIKEVDPNLPFTLLAFFPEYKLSQTRSPSLTEMLRAYLVIKEAGLKRVKLGNCHVFAKSEEDWTLLMAVVGPEGIG; from the coding sequence CTGACCAAATCATCCTCAGCTCACAGGGTTACGGACCTGCCAGGAACATCGTATCCTTTACGGGGGGGGGACCTTCTATGCAGGGCCGAATTCTATGCTGAGGCGGCGAAGAAAATAAAGGGGGCCTGCACGGAAGAAATGTGGATCCTGCTGGAGACCAACGGTTATGGTTTAACCCCCTCCAATCTCGATCTCCTGGCGAGCGCTGGGGTGGATTCTTTCTGGTTGGACCTCAAAGCCTATGACGAGGGTACGTACAGGAAGCTGTGCGGAACCACCAACGAGTGGATTCTGAAGACCCCTGCCGAGATAAGGGATAGGGGTTTTGTGCTGGAGCTCCTTTCCCTCTACATTCCGGGCTGGGTGGAAGAGGAGCAACTCAGGAAAATTGCCGAGCTGATCAAAGAAGTGGATCCCAACCTCCCCTTTACCCTCCTAGCTTTTTTCCCGGAATACAAACTTTCCCAAACGAGGAGTCCCTCCTTAACGGAAATGCTCAGGGCTTACTTGGTAATAAAAGAAGCGGGCCTGAAGAGGGTAAAACTGGGCAACTGTCATGTCTTCGCCAAGAGTGAGGAGGATTGGACCCTGCTGATGGCCGTGGTGGGCCCAGAAGGAATAGGATAG
- a CDS encoding gamma carbonic anhydrase family protein: MMPLYEFGGKRPSIHPGALVAKTACLVGEVVVGEGTSIWPGAVLRGDLNAVRVGRFTSIQDNCVLHTDMSVEVYVGDYVTVGHGAVIHGALVEDHVLIGIGSIILNGAKIGRNSIIAAGSVVREGTEVPPGTMFAGVPAKLVKELDQEEQRIRAEAGALGYYELAKQHPELFR; encoded by the coding sequence ATGATGCCCCTTTACGAGTTCGGTGGGAAAAGGCCCTCCATCCATCCCGGAGCCTTGGTGGCCAAGACCGCCTGCCTGGTGGGTGAGGTGGTGGTGGGGGAGGGTACGAGCATCTGGCCGGGCGCCGTCCTCAGGGGGGATCTGAACGCGGTGAGGGTGGGAAGGTTCACCAGTATTCAGGACAACTGCGTGCTCCACACCGACATGAGCGTGGAAGTCTACGTGGGTGACTACGTGACGGTGGGACATGGGGCAGTAATCCATGGGGCCTTGGTGGAAGACCATGTGTTGATAGGGATAGGCTCCATCATCCTCAACGGGGCCAAAATAGGTAGGAACTCCATCATCGCGGCGGGTTCGGTGGTGAGGGAGGGGACGGAGGTTCCCCCAGGGACGATGTTCGCCGGCGTTCCCGCCAAATTGGTAAAGGAACTGGATCAGGAGGAGCAGAGGATCAGGGCAGAGGCCGGTGCTTTGGGATATTATGAACTGGCTAAGCAGCATCCCGAGCTCTTCAGGTGA
- a CDS encoding CaiB/BaiF CoA-transferase family protein: MNWLSSIPSSSGERTLEGVRIVDLTRYLPFTTLLADMGAEVIKVEEPRRGDYARTLPPYFSAVHRNKRSLTLNLNSPKGREVLLKLVERGDVLVENFRPGVMEKWGLDYDTLSGRNSRLVYCSISGYGKKGPYRLLSGHDINYLSLGGVLGLTRDENGKPVIPGVQIADMGTCLLTTVAILSALFHRERTGKGQYLEISFLGASLFFLTLPSSLHLEGWEVGEETLPLLGHFPCYAVYRTSDGKYLSIGCLEEVFWERLCEVLGKREYLGHQWDLEKREEIFEAFQRIFLTRKREEWFRLLSEADVPVAPVYSLEEVFSDPQVKETGMLVEEGGRRELGFPFQSSLFSYKPRRKAPSLGEHTEEILKELGYTEEEVEEMRAEGVV; this comes from the coding sequence ATGAACTGGCTAAGCAGCATCCCGAGCTCTTCAGGTGAGAGGACGCTCGAGGGAGTAAGGATAGTGGATCTCACCAGATATCTTCCCTTCACCACCCTGCTGGCCGATATGGGGGCGGAGGTAATCAAGGTGGAAGAACCTCGCAGAGGAGATTACGCCCGCACCCTTCCACCTTACTTTTCCGCTGTTCATAGGAACAAGCGAAGTCTCACCCTCAACCTCAACTCTCCAAAGGGAAGGGAAGTACTCCTGAAGTTGGTGGAGAGGGGGGACGTCCTCGTGGAGAACTTTAGACCTGGGGTGATGGAGAAATGGGGATTGGACTATGATACCCTGAGCGGGAGGAACTCCAGGCTGGTCTATTGCTCTATTTCCGGCTACGGGAAGAAGGGACCTTACCGTCTTCTGTCTGGTCATGATATCAACTACCTTTCCCTCGGAGGTGTTTTGGGCCTCACTAGGGACGAGAACGGAAAACCGGTCATACCCGGAGTACAAATAGCCGATATGGGGACCTGTCTTCTGACCACGGTGGCCATCCTTTCCGCCCTCTTCCACAGGGAGAGAACTGGAAAGGGGCAATACTTGGAAATCTCTTTCTTGGGTGCCTCCCTTTTCTTCCTCACCCTTCCTTCCTCCTTACACTTGGAGGGGTGGGAGGTGGGTGAGGAGACCCTTCCCCTCCTAGGCCACTTCCCCTGTTATGCCGTCTACAGGACCTCGGACGGAAAATACCTGAGTATCGGGTGCTTGGAGGAGGTCTTCTGGGAGAGGCTGTGTGAGGTACTTGGGAAGAGGGAATACCTTGGTCATCAGTGGGACTTGGAAAAGAGAGAGGAGATCTTCGAGGCCTTCCAGCGGATTTTCCTGACGAGGAAAAGGGAGGAGTGGTTCAGGCTTCTGTCGGAGGCCGATGTCCCCGTTGCCCCCGTCTATTCCTTGGAAGAAGTTTTCTCGGATCCTCAGGTGAAGGAAACGGGGATGTTGGTGGAGGAAGGCGGAAGGAGGGAACTTGGTTTCCCTTTCCAATCCTCCCTCTTTTCCTACAAGCCCAGGAGGAAAGCCCCCTCCCTTGGTGAACACACGGAGGAAATCCTGAAAGAGCTTGGGTACACGGAGGAGGAGGTGGAGGAGATGAGAGCGGAGGGTGTGGTTTGA
- a CDS encoding OB-fold domain-containing protein: MVGITSCGVYLPRYRMDRAVLYEAIASWLNPAALLPGERTVANWDEDSLTMGVEAARDCLGEERKSISSVYFATTTPPFAERMNASILATALDLEEGVRTVDVTGSPSSGMRALLMAFEEAEKGKRVLVVASDCRMGRPGSVQEAMYGDAAVALLVGEERVAKLEGSYSLSHDFPDYWRVEGEEFTRSWEDRWIREEGYLKFIRSSIEGLLREKGLTPEDISKVAFPALFPRDHPRLAREMGFSEQQLQPSLFEQVGNTGASYPLLLLVAALEGRERGEKVVVAGYGAGSDSLLLTVTGGMGERKVERALGRRKELRSYEKYLAWRESMPVEKGMRGEEIAPTSLSLAWRERRAILALVGSRCRACGTPQYPPQRICVACGGMDMEPYRFSERRGRVFSYTEDMLAFSVDRPAIYGIVDFEGGGRFWFDFTDCEAGELKVGAPVRMSFRRKYRDPVRGVIGYFWKAVPEVEDGGNKG; the protein is encoded by the coding sequence GTGGTAGGAATAACCTCCTGCGGAGTTTATCTTCCAAGGTACAGGATGGATAGGGCCGTTCTCTATGAAGCCATAGCTTCCTGGCTCAATCCCGCCGCCCTCCTTCCGGGGGAGAGAACGGTGGCTAACTGGGATGAGGACAGTCTCACGATGGGAGTGGAGGCGGCGAGGGACTGTTTGGGTGAAGAAAGGAAAAGTATTTCCTCGGTTTACTTCGCCACCACCACTCCCCCTTTCGCCGAAAGGATGAACGCGAGCATCCTGGCCACTGCTCTGGACTTGGAAGAGGGGGTGAGAACGGTGGATGTTACCGGATCTCCCTCCTCCGGTATGAGGGCCTTGCTCATGGCTTTCGAGGAGGCCGAAAAGGGAAAGAGGGTTTTGGTGGTGGCTTCCGACTGCAGGATGGGAAGACCGGGGAGCGTGCAGGAGGCGATGTATGGCGATGCGGCTGTTGCCCTCTTGGTGGGGGAAGAAAGAGTGGCGAAGCTGGAAGGTTCCTATTCCCTCTCCCACGATTTCCCCGATTATTGGAGGGTGGAAGGGGAGGAATTCACCCGCTCCTGGGAGGACAGGTGGATAAGGGAGGAAGGATATCTCAAGTTCATCCGTTCCTCCATCGAGGGTTTGCTGAGGGAGAAAGGTCTCACCCCCGAGGATATTTCCAAGGTGGCTTTTCCGGCCCTTTTTCCAAGGGATCATCCACGTCTTGCCAGGGAGATGGGTTTTTCCGAGCAACAACTCCAACCGAGTCTTTTCGAGCAGGTGGGAAACACGGGGGCCTCCTATCCCCTCCTTCTCCTGGTGGCGGCCCTGGAGGGAAGGGAGAGGGGAGAGAAGGTGGTGGTGGCAGGTTATGGGGCCGGGAGTGATTCTCTTCTCTTGACCGTCACGGGCGGAATGGGTGAGAGGAAGGTGGAAAGGGCTCTGGGCAGGAGGAAGGAACTGAGAAGCTATGAGAAGTACCTGGCTTGGAGGGAAAGCATGCCTGTGGAGAAGGGGATGAGGGGGGAAGAAATAGCCCCCACCTCTTTGTCGCTCGCTTGGAGGGAGAGGAGGGCTATCCTAGCGTTGGTGGGATCTAGGTGTAGAGCCTGCGGCACTCCCCAATACCCTCCGCAGAGGATCTGTGTGGCCTGCGGTGGAATGGACATGGAGCCATACAGGTTCTCGGAGAGGAGGGGGAGGGTCTTCAGCTACACCGAGGACATGCTGGCTTTCTCCGTGGATAGACCCGCCATTTACGGAATCGTGGATTTTGAGGGTGGTGGGAGATTTTGGTTCGACTTCACGGATTGTGAGGCCGGGGAGTTGAAGGTGGGAGCTCCCGTTAGGATGAGTTTCAGGAGGAAGTACCGGGATCCCGTGAGGGGAGTGATAGGATATTTCTGGAAGGCCGTACCGGAGGTGGAGGATGGGGGGAATAAAGGATAA
- a CDS encoding acetyl-CoA acetyltransferase: protein MGGIKDKVAIIGMGCTRFGERWDAGYEDLIVEAFQEALEDAGIEKEEIEMAWLGTCFDEVSTGKSALPLSVSLKLPFIPVTRVENFCATGSEALRAACYAVASGACEVALALGVEKLKDIGYGGLPEFGSGMGSRNRLIFPNVTAPGAFAMMAVRYFDRYGLTPERGKEILAKISVKSHRNGARNPKAHLRREIRVEDVLSAPIIAWPLGLYDCCGVSDGAAAAIVVRAEKAREYREDPIYVKAMQVATTSGEELLYRWDGTHVETTVRAARRAYQEAGVEDPRRELDLLEVHDCFSITELVTYEDLGISPRGKAAEDVEAGFFELEGELPCQPDGGLKCFGHPIGASGLRMVYEIYKQLQGKAGPRQLRDPRLGLTHNLGGFPAMSVVSVSIFGLDRG, encoded by the coding sequence ATGGGGGGAATAAAGGATAAGGTGGCCATCATAGGGATGGGATGCACTCGCTTTGGGGAGAGGTGGGACGCTGGCTATGAGGATCTCATCGTAGAAGCCTTCCAAGAGGCTTTGGAGGATGCGGGGATAGAAAAGGAAGAAATAGAGATGGCGTGGTTGGGGACCTGCTTCGATGAGGTCTCCACGGGGAAAAGTGCCTTACCCCTTTCCGTCTCCCTGAAGCTTCCCTTCATTCCCGTGACGAGGGTGGAGAACTTCTGTGCCACAGGTTCAGAGGCCCTGAGGGCAGCATGCTACGCCGTGGCTTCCGGGGCCTGTGAGGTGGCGCTGGCGCTGGGGGTTGAAAAGCTCAAGGACATAGGATATGGAGGACTTCCCGAATTCGGTTCCGGAATGGGAAGCAGGAACAGGCTCATCTTTCCGAACGTTACGGCTCCAGGGGCCTTCGCCATGATGGCGGTGAGGTACTTCGATCGTTATGGGCTGACTCCCGAAAGGGGGAAGGAAATTTTGGCCAAGATCTCGGTGAAAAGCCACAGGAACGGGGCGAGGAATCCCAAGGCCCACCTGAGGAGGGAAATAAGGGTGGAGGATGTTCTGTCCGCCCCCATCATCGCCTGGCCCCTCGGTCTCTACGACTGCTGCGGAGTGAGTGACGGGGCGGCAGCCGCTATCGTGGTGAGGGCGGAGAAGGCCAGGGAATACAGGGAGGATCCCATTTATGTGAAGGCGATGCAAGTGGCTACCACCTCCGGGGAGGAGCTGCTCTACCGATGGGACGGAACCCATGTGGAAACTACGGTGAGGGCGGCGAGGAGGGCCTATCAGGAGGCGGGAGTGGAGGATCCGAGAAGGGAGCTGGATCTGCTGGAAGTCCACGACTGTTTCTCCATCACGGAGCTGGTGACCTATGAGGATCTTGGGATTTCCCCCAGGGGAAAGGCGGCGGAGGATGTGGAGGCGGGTTTCTTTGAGCTAGAGGGTGAACTCCCTTGCCAGCCCGACGGAGGCTTGAAATGCTTTGGACATCCGATAGGAGCCTCGGGTCTCAGAATGGTATACGAAATCTACAAACAACTCCAGGGGAAGGCCGGACCCAGGCAATTGAGGGATCCCAGATTGGGACTCACCCATAACTTGGGAGGTTTCCCGGCCATGAGCGTGGTCAGTGTTAGCATTTTCGGCTTGGACAGGGGCTAG
- the dnaG gene encoding DNA primase DnaG, which translates to MEEKSLKDLVKESAIEKGGESMKEEFGGSVKYLIHARIEANGVVERPDVVGAIFGQVEGLLGEDLDLRELLKSGRIGRIKVELTTNQGKSTGTILIPSSLDKVETAIIAAALETVDRVGPCEAKIRTEKIEDVREAKRKYIVSRAKEILSKMELESPESQELSEQVKENMRAEEIIEYQGLPAGPGVLDSDAIILVEGRADVLNLLRAGIRNAIAVEGTNVPKQIVELCKNKTVTAFLDSDRGGDLILKELMQLVKIDYVARPPNGKSVEELTRKEVLKALRNKVPVEELKGFKKEKTEERRAELSRLKELLTEMAGSLKARLLNQDLEKIEEVPVRELKEKLMQANGVHTVVLDGIITQEIAELASERGIKNLVGVQSRVERVPPGLRVFTLRDFEGGR; encoded by the coding sequence TTGGAAGAGAAATCGCTCAAGGACCTGGTAAAGGAAAGTGCGATCGAAAAGGGAGGTGAGAGTATGAAGGAAGAGTTTGGTGGATCGGTAAAATATCTCATCCACGCTAGGATAGAGGCCAACGGAGTGGTGGAGCGTCCAGACGTAGTGGGGGCCATCTTCGGGCAGGTAGAAGGCCTCTTGGGAGAGGACCTAGACCTCAGAGAACTACTGAAGTCCGGGAGGATAGGGAGGATCAAGGTGGAACTCACCACCAATCAGGGTAAGTCCACGGGTACCATCCTCATTCCCTCCAGTCTCGATAAGGTGGAAACGGCCATCATAGCGGCGGCACTGGAAACGGTGGACAGGGTGGGTCCCTGCGAGGCCAAGATAAGAACGGAAAAGATCGAGGATGTCAGGGAAGCCAAGCGCAAATACATCGTGAGCCGGGCAAAGGAAATCCTTTCGAAGATGGAGTTGGAAAGTCCTGAGAGTCAGGAGCTTTCGGAGCAGGTCAAGGAGAACATGAGGGCAGAGGAAATTATAGAATATCAGGGACTTCCAGCCGGCCCAGGAGTGCTGGATTCGGATGCGATCATCCTCGTGGAAGGGAGAGCGGATGTTCTCAACCTCTTGAGGGCTGGTATACGTAATGCCATCGCGGTGGAGGGAACAAACGTGCCCAAGCAGATCGTGGAGCTGTGCAAGAACAAGACGGTTACGGCCTTCCTCGACAGTGATAGAGGAGGGGATCTCATCCTGAAGGAGCTCATGCAGTTGGTGAAGATAGACTACGTGGCCAGACCTCCCAACGGAAAGAGCGTGGAGGAACTGACGAGGAAGGAAGTTTTGAAAGCCCTCAGGAACAAGGTACCGGTGGAGGAGCTCAAGGGATTCAAAAAGGAAAAGACGGAGGAAAGGAGGGCCGAGCTTTCCAGACTGAAGGAACTCCTCACGGAAATGGCGGGCTCGCTGAAGGCTAGGCTCCTCAACCAGGATCTGGAGAAAATCGAGGAGGTACCCGTGAGGGAGCTCAAGGAAAAGTTGATGCAGGCGAACGGAGTACACACGGTGGTTCTGGATGGCATCATCACCCAGGAGATAGCGGAGTTGGCCTCTGAGCGTGGAATAAAGAACTTGGTGGGAGTTCAATCGAGGGTGGAGAGGGTTCCCCCAGGCCTGCGCGTTTTCACGCTCAGGGACTTCGAGGGCGGGCGCTAG
- the rimI gene encoding ribosomal protein S18-alanine N-acetyltransferase — MVVVKEIKVINLKEEDLQEVMELGYKCFPDPYPLSLLEHLYKSDPQGFFGVKMDGKLVGYLICTMRWGGIGHILSIAVDPEYRRRGVGRALIQKALERLRKEGATAVRLEARKSNLGARAFYSVLGFKEERELPHYYEDGETAVLMWYTYPT; from the coding sequence ATGGTAGTGGTGAAAGAAATCAAAGTAATCAACCTAAAGGAGGAAGACCTGCAGGAAGTAATGGAGCTGGGATACAAGTGCTTCCCCGATCCCTATCCCCTCAGCCTACTGGAGCATCTCTACAAGAGCGACCCCCAGGGTTTCTTTGGGGTAAAGATGGACGGAAAATTGGTGGGATATCTCATCTGCACCATGAGATGGGGAGGAATAGGACACATCCTTTCCATAGCCGTGGATCCGGAATACAGAAGGAGGGGGGTGGGAAGGGCCCTCATCCAAAAGGCCCTCGAAAGGCTTAGGAAGGAGGGGGCCACCGCCGTAAGACTGGAAGCCAGGAAGAGTAACCTTGGAGCAAGGGCCTTCTATTCGGTGCTGGGTTTCAAAGAAGAAAGAGAGCTCCCCCATTATTACGAGGACGGGGAAACCGCTGTGCTCATGTGGTATACCTACCCCACCTGA
- a CDS encoding ABC transporter ATP-binding protein, which yields MKIVIKGLFFGYGSLSILEGVELEAEKGEITSLVGPNGSGKTTLLRCVAGILKPQRGSIFLDGKEMGEFTPRELSRKIGYLPQGPSPSFPLTVFDTVLLGRKPYLGWRVGEKDLKVVSEILERVGLEKLALRPFNELSGGEKQKVLLARVLAQEPEILLLDEPTSNLDLRHQLELLNLIRKEVKRKGLSALMALHDLNLASTFSDRIVLLKKGRIFAIGGPEEVLTPSNLERVYGVKVERIKRPWGFHLLPLRPSKSNLK from the coding sequence ATGAAGATCGTGATAAAAGGACTTTTCTTTGGATATGGGTCTCTCTCCATCCTTGAGGGAGTGGAGCTGGAAGCCGAAAAGGGTGAAATCACCAGCTTGGTGGGACCCAACGGCTCGGGCAAGACTACTCTCCTCAGGTGCGTGGCCGGGATCCTAAAGCCCCAGCGAGGTTCCATCTTCTTGGATGGTAAAGAGATGGGGGAATTCACTCCCAGGGAACTTTCGAGGAAAATCGGCTATCTTCCCCAAGGTCCTTCCCCCTCTTTCCCCCTCACCGTCTTCGACACCGTCTTGCTCGGAAGAAAACCTTACTTGGGCTGGAGGGTGGGAGAGAAGGACTTGAAAGTGGTTTCGGAGATCTTGGAAAGGGTGGGTCTGGAAAAGCTGGCGCTCAGACCCTTCAACGAGTTGAGCGGGGGAGAAAAACAAAAGGTCCTCTTGGCAAGGGTCCTGGCCCAAGAACCAGAAATCCTGCTGCTGGACGAACCCACGAGTAACCTGGACCTGAGGCATCAACTGGAACTCCTGAACCTGATAAGGAAGGAAGTGAAGCGGAAAGGACTCTCCGCCCTCATGGCCTTGCACGATCTCAACCTGGCTTCGACCTTCTCGGACAGGATCGTGCTCCTGAAAAAGGGAAGGATTTTCGCCATCGGAGGACCGGAGGAAGTGCTTACCCCTTCAAACTTGGAGAGGGTCTACGGGGTGAAAGTGGAGAGGATAAAGAGACCGTGGGGCTTTCACCTCCTCCCCCTCAGACCTTCCAAATCAAACCTTAAGTAA